A region from the Falco rusticolus isolate bFalRus1 chromosome 4, bFalRus1.pri, whole genome shotgun sequence genome encodes:
- the LOC119147723 gene encoding heat shock transcription factor, X-linked-like, which produces MQVVGEERHVQPGGDGHDTKQVPPASSKSVGQGSGLLSLRFPQKLWMIMESDQFRSIWWSKGGKYVAINEKLFKEEVLGGGGPLQVYTRQSMKSFLRQMNYHGFVKMQGDGERSASLPEFLAEEAAAAAHSKVLYYYNPLFNRGHPHLLEKCRRRAGLKRKALEMDEGQPCRRPGGQPAGDMPASTKRWAEAPPSLGATRPSPPAAAPALPEPAGAAGSKNFSPVAPSSPPPLSALPASPAPLCRQSPPVPHCPTCTCHLRTADAIGPQRGTI; this is translated from the exons ATGCAAGTGGTAGGGGAGGAGCGGCACGTCCAACCGGGGGGTGACGGACATGACACCAAACAAGTCCCTCCTGCTTCCAGCAAGAGCGTGGGCCAAGGCAGTGGGCTCCTGTCGCTCCGCTTTCCACAGAAGCTTTGGATGATAATGGAAAGCGACCAGTTTCGGTCCATTTGGTGGAGCAAGGGAGGAAAATACGTGGCCATCAACGAGAAGCTCTTCAAAGAGGAGGTGCTGGGCGGGGGAGGACCTCTGCAGGTTTACACCAGGCAGAGCATGAAGAGCTTCCTTCGCCAGATGAACTACCACGGATTCGTCAAAATGCAAGGGGATGGCGAAAGATCTGCCTCCCTGCCTGAGTTCCtggcagaagaagcagcagctgctgctcacagcaag GTACTCTACTACTATAACCCCCTCTTTAACAGAGGGCATCCCCACCTGCTGGAAAAGTGCCGGAGGAGGGCTGGCCTCAAGCGGAAAGCCCTGGAGATGGATGaggggcagccctgcagaagaCCAGGTGGCCAGCCTGCAGGGGACATGCCAGCGTCCACCAAGCGATGGGCTGAAGCACCTCCCAGCCTCGGTGCCACCCGTCCATCTCCACCGGCAGCTGCTCCCGCACTTCCAGAGCCGGCGGGAGCAGCGGGCAGCAAGAACTTCAGCCCTGtggccccctcctccccaccaccactctcagctctgccagcgTCCCCAGCACCACTCTGCAGACAAAGCCCTCCAGTCCCCCACTGCCCCACCTGCACCTGCCACCTCAGGACTGCAGACGCCATCGGACCCCAGCGCGGCACAATCTAA
- the LOC119145811 gene encoding heat shock transcription factor, X-linked-like has product MERELSAQVTPSLPAPEELGQWADTTCAGPPGQGESAPRDAAMQVVGEERHVQPGGDGHDTKQVPPASSKSVGQGSGLLSLRFPQKLWMIVESDQFRSIWWSKGGKYVAINEKLFKEEVLGGGGPLQVYTRQSMKSFLRQMNYHGFVKMQGDGERSASLPEFLAEEAAAAAHSKVLYYYNPLFNRGHPHLLEKCRRRAGLKRKALEMDEGQPCRRPGGQPAGDMPASTKRWAEAPPSLGATRPSPPAAAPALPEPAGAAGSKNFSPVAPSSPPPLSALPASPAPLCRQSPPVPHCPTCTCHLRTADAIGPQRGTI; this is encoded by the exons ATGGAGCGGGAGCTGTCTGCTCAAGTAACaccatccctgcctgctccggaggagctggggcagtgggCAGACACGACTTGTGCTGGCCCTCCAGGACAGGGGGAAAGTGCCCCCCGGGACGCTGCCATGCAAGTGGTAGGGGAGGAGCGGCACGTCCAACCGGGGGGTGACGGACATGACACCAAACAAGTCCCTCCTGCTTCCAGCAAGAGCGTGGGCCAAGGCAGTGGGCTCCTGTCGCTCCGCTTTCCACAGAAGCTTTGGATGATAGTGGAAAGCGACCAGTTTCGGTCCATTTGGTGGAGCAAGGGAGGAAAATACGTGGCCATCAACGAGAAGCTCTTCAAAGAGGAGGTGCTGGGCGGGGGAGGACCTCTGCAGGTTTACACCAGGCAGAGCATGAAGAGCTTCCTTCGCCAGATGAACTACCACGGATTCGTCAAAATGCAAGGGGATGGCGAAAGATCTGCCTCCCTGCCTGAGTTCCtggcagaagaagcagcagctgctgctcacagcaag GTACTCTACTACTATAACCCCCTCTTTAACAGAGGGCATCCCCACCTGCTGGAAAAGTGCCGGAGGAGGGCTGGCCTCAAGCGGAAAGCCCTGGAGATGGATGaggggcagccctgcagaagaCCAGGTGGCCAGCCTGCAGGGGACATGCCAGCGTCCACCAAGCGATGGGCTGAAGCACCTCCCAGCCTCGGTGCCACCCGTCCATCTCCACCGGCAGCTGCTCCCGCACTTCCAGAGCCGGCGGGAGCAGCGGGCAGCAAGAACTTCAGCCCTGtggccccctcctccccaccaccactctcagctctgccagcgTCCCCAGCACCACTCTGCAGACAAAGCCCTCCAGTCCCCCACTGCCCCACCTGCACCTGCCACCTCAGGACTGCAGACGCCATCGGACCCCAGCGCGGCACAATCTAA
- the LOC119147008 gene encoding heat shock transcription factor, X-linked-like has translation MERELSAQVTPSLPAPEELGQWADTTCAGPPGQGESAPRDAAMQVVGEERHVQPGGDGHDTKQVPPASSKSVGQGSGLLSLRFPQKLWMIMESDQFRSIWWSKGGKYVAINEKLFKEEVLGGGGPLQVYTRQSMKSFLRQMNYHGFVKMQGDGERSASLPEFLAEEAAAAAHSKVLYYYNPLFNRGHPHLLEKCRRRAGLKRKALEMDEGQPCRRPGGQPAGDMPASTKRWAEAPPSLGATRPSPPAAAPALPEPAGAAGSKNFSPVAPSSPPPLSALPASPAPLCRQSPPVPHCPTCTCHLRTADAIGPQRGTI, from the exons ATGGAGCGGGAGCTGTCTGCTCAAGTAACaccatccctgcctgctccggaggagctggggcagtgggCAGACACGACTTGTGCTGGCCCTCCAGGACAGGGGGAAAGTGCCCCCCGGGACGCTGCCATGCAAGTGGTAGGGGAGGAGCGGCACGTCCAACCGGGGGGTGACGGACATGACACCAAACAAGTCCCTCCTGCTTCCAGCAAGAGCGTGGGCCAAGGCAGTGGGCTCCTGTCGCTCCGCTTTCCACAGAAGCTTTGGATGATAATGGAAAGCGACCAGTTTCGGTCCATTTGGTGGAGCAAGGGAGGAAAATACGTGGCCATCAACGAGAAGCTCTTCAAAGAGGAGGTGCTGGGCGGGGGAGGACCTCTGCAGGTTTACACCAGGCAGAGCATGAAGAGCTTCCTTCGCCAGATGAACTACCACGGATTCGTCAAAATGCAAGGGGATGGCGAAAGATCTGCCTCCCTGCCTGAGTTCCtggcagaagaagcagcagctgctgctcacagcaag GTACTCTACTACTATAACCCCCTCTTTAACAGAGGGCATCCCCACCTGCTGGAAAAGTGCCGGAGGAGGGCTGGCCTCAAGCGGAAAGCCCTGGAGATGGATGaggggcagccctgcagaagaCCAGGTGGCCAGCCTGCAGGGGACATGCCAGCGTCCACCAAGCGATGGGCTGAAGCACCTCCCAGCCTCGGTGCCACCCGTCCATCTCCACCGGCAGCTGCTCCCGCACTTCCAGAGCCGGCGGGAGCAGCGGGCAGCAAGAACTTCAGCCCTGtggccccctcctccccaccaccactctcagctctgccagcgTCCCCAGCACCACTCTGCAGACAAAGCCCTCCAGTCCCCCACTGCCCCACCTGCACCTGCCACCTCAGGACTGCAGACGCCATCGGACCCCAGCGCGGCACAATCTAA